From a region of the Babylonia areolata isolate BAREFJ2019XMU chromosome 21, ASM4173473v1, whole genome shotgun sequence genome:
- the LOC143296227 gene encoding tubulin-specific chaperone C-like: MAAVDTADSQLQEKKLAITERLQKREEARLIELQKKKEHEGDTVSRQENVTIFLENLNDQRVFLEHGVAQSNNVTKTQLVDHFDDLSSTLHTLQRYVSECTAFLPSYEVRQAQETISNLQSMIQEKRDELLPKKKFAFSKAKKTNEKKVLPSKQENTTKIDEASAVVELAACKFVNQSGVSLSMDSSEINQNDVALVGLTDCTVKLFGSPSAVHIFKLKNCKIFAGPVSGSIFIRDCTNCVFVLPCQQLRIHNTFDTDFYIHVTSKAIIEDCARVQFAPYNWTYTNLDSDYQLSGLDRGRNNWDKVDDFNFLAADVASPNWSVLPEGKRTVTWN, encoded by the coding sequence ATGGCTGCGGTTGATACTGCCGACTCACAACTTCAAGAAAAGAAGCTAGCTATTACAGAGCGGCTTCAAAAACGAGAGGAAGCTCGGCTCATTGAgcttcagaaaaagaaagagcatgaAGGAGACACAGTTAGTCGCCAGGAGAATGTAACAATATTTCTAGAAAACCTGAATGACCAACGAGTGTTTCTGGAACACGGTGTTGCTCAGAGCAACAATGTGACGAAAACTCAGTTGGTTGATCACTTTGATGATCTGTCATCCACTCTTCATACTCTGCAGAGGTATGTGTCTGAATGCACCGCGTTCCTTCCATCATATGAAGTTCGCCAAGCACAAGAAACTATATCAAATCTCCAAAGTATGATCCAAGAAAAACGAGATGAGCTGTTGCCGAAGAAAAAGTTTGCATTCAGTAAGGCAAAGAAGACCAATGAAAAGAAAGTGCTGCCCAGCAAACAAGAGAACACCACCAAAATAGATGAAGCATCTGCTGTTGTTGAGTTAGCTGCCTGCAAATTTGTCAACCAGTCTGGTGTAAGTCTCAGCATGGATTCCTCTGAAATCAACCAGAATGATGTCGCTCTGGTTGGTCTGACAGACTGCACAGTAAAATTGTTCGGTTCACCTTCAGCCGTGCACATTTTCAAACTGAAGAACTGTAAGATTTTTGCAGGTCCAGTGTCAGGTTCCATCTTCATCAGGGACTGTACcaactgtgtgtttgtattaCCCTGTCAGCAGTTACGCATTCACAACACCTTTGACACTGATTTCTATATTCATGTCACCAGTAAGGCGATCATCGAGGACTGTGCCCGAGTGCAGTTTGCACCATACAACTGGACATACACCAACCTGGACTCTGACTACCAGCTGTCAGGACTGGACAGGGGTCGTAACAACTGGGACAAGGTGGATGATTTCAATTTCCTGGCTGCTGATGTTGCCTCTCCCAACTGGTCTGTTCTGCCAGAGGGCAAGAGAACTGTCACGTGGAACTAG